Proteins co-encoded in one Pocillopora verrucosa isolate sample1 chromosome 1, ASM3666991v2, whole genome shotgun sequence genomic window:
- the LOC136283731 gene encoding octopamine receptor beta-2R-like, whose product METWFWILGWSLSILTIGGNGSIIFIVCSRRRLRTKTNAFIVSLAVADFFVGVSTFPSLFFCPEEGDCNGLSHDLRNLFPFASVVNLCTLVLERYVAVVMPFKYLTFMKRRRVFLVIFISWAIPVITTLAFFRMNWLCPSHRLLFEIFTSLNIFFLAFLPCCGLVFCFASMLIVVNKHERAARVLAKQLHFNHRFLFKIQEKSAVKMMAIVIGIFLLANTFALRCGYILLFKTGKTCDDEEYKIPLLVLNSAINPIAYAFYKRDIKKEMKKCIFRVI is encoded by the coding sequence ATGGAAACTTGGTTTTGGATTCTTGGCTGGTCTCTCTCCATTCTGACCATAGGTGGAAATGGATCTATTATCTTCATTGTTTGTAGCAGACGGCGGCTCCGAACCAAAACCAACGCGTTTATCGTTTCTCTTGCGGTGGCGGATTTCTTTGTTGGAGTGAGCACTTTCCCTTCATTGTTCTTCTGCCCGGAAGAAGGTGATTGCAACGGGTTATCTCACGATTTGAGGAACTTATTCCCATTCGCCTCAGTGGTAAACCTATGTACTTTAGTCCTGGAGCGTTATGTTGCTGTCGTAATGCCtttcaaatatttgacttttATGAAACGTCGCCGCGTTTTCCTGGTGATTTTCATCTCTTGGGCGATTCCAGTTATAACTACTTTGGCTTTTTTCAGAATGAATTGGCTTTGTCCAAGCCACCGTctactttttgaaatatttacttcgctgaatatattttttttggcttttctgCCATGCTGTGGTCTGGTCTTTTGCTTCGCTTCAATGCTAATTGTTGTTAACAAGCACGAACGAGCAGCTCGTGTCTTAGCAAAGCAGCTCCATTTTAATCATCGATTTCTGTTCAAAATCCAGGAGAAATCTGCAGTTAAAATGATGGCAATTGTTATAGGAATTTTCCTTCTGGCGAACACATTTGCTTTACGATGTGGTTATATATTATtattcaaaacaggaaaaacatgtGATGATGAAGAATATAAAATACCCCTCCTTGTTTTAAACTCTGCTATTAACCCCATTGCGTACGCCTTCTACAAGCGGGATATAAAGAAGGAgatgaaaaaatgtattttccgtGTCATCTAG
- the LOC131796723 gene encoding trace amine-associated receptor 3-like produces the protein METWFWILGWSLSILSMTGNGFIIFLVCRRWRLRNKTNAFVVSLAVADFCAGWSAFPPLFVCEEIIGCDPTAIIANWVDRFRWLFMYASVTNLCSLVLDRYLAIVRPLSYLTFMTRRSVFRMIFMSWTIPVVAAFALLLNWLVFEEIVLFKVLMSILMVFLEILPSCVLIFCFGSMYYVVYKHERAARILANQLRFNQRSLFRIKEKAAVKIMAIVIGIFLLAFSFAIRCSFIYILKDGKPCDDKEYKIPLVVLNSVVNPFAYAVFKRDINMEIKRCICCVICKKKHHSDPIYENNSFILRNYNI, from the coding sequence atggaaacgtggttttggatTCTTGGCTGGTCTCTTTCCATCCTGTCCATGACTGGAAATGgctttattattttccttgtttgcagAAGGTGGCGGCTTCGAAACAAAACCAACGCTTTTGTCGTTTCTCTCGCAGTGGCAGACTTCTGTGCTGGCTGGAGTGCTTTTCCACCGCTTTTCGTCTGCGAGGAGATAATTGGATGCGACCCTACGGCCATCATAGCCAACTGGGTGGATCGTTTCAGGTGGCTGTTTATGTATGCGTCTGTGACAAACTTGTGCAGTTTAGTCCTGGATCGCTACCTTGCTATTGTGAGGCCTTTAAgttacttgacttttatgacaCGCAGAAGCGTTTTCCGGATGATTTTCATGTCTTGGACCATTCCAGTTGTTGCCGCCTTTGCGCTTTTACTAAACTGGCTTGTTTTTGAAGAGATTGTGTTGTTTAAAGTGCTCATGTCAATTTTAATGGTATTTTTAGAAATCTTGCCGTCTTGTGTGTTAATTTTCTGCTTTGGATCAATGTATTATGTTGTTTATAAGCACGAAAGAGCCGCCCGTATCTTAGCAAACCAACTCCGCTTTAACCAAAGATCTTTGTTCAGAATCAAGGAAAAGGCTGCCGTGAAAATAATGGCAATTGTTATTGGTATATTCCTTCTCGCCTTCTCATTCGCTATACGATGTAGTTTCATATACATTTTGAAAGACGGAAAACCGTGTGATgataaagaatataaaattcCCCTTGTTGTATTAAACTCCGTTGTTAACCCCTTCGCTTATGCCGTCTTCAAGAGAGACATAAACATGGAGATAAAACGGTGTATTTGCTGCGtcatttgtaaaaagaaacaccacAGTGATCCAATTTATGAAAACAACTCTTTCATCCTGCGCAACTACAATATTTAA
- the LOC136278514 gene encoding histamine H2 receptor-like — translation METWFSILGWSLSILAITGNGFIICLVGRRRRLRTRTNAFIVSLAVADFCVGLSTFPPLYVCEEIVGCDPKAVLASGVDYLRWLFGYASITNLCSLVLERYVAIVKPLRYWNYMTRKRVLQMFVISWTIPVVLVLVFLLNGFVFREILLFKVLVMILMSFLELLPCCGLIFCFASMYYVVYKHERAARILAKQLRFNQRFCFKIQEKSAVKIMASVIGLFLVTYSFALRCSFIYILNDDKKPCDDQEYKIPLLVLNSVVNPFAYAVFKRDINMEMTRYICCVMCKKRNRTEPIDENNSFILRSWNA, via the coding sequence ATGGAAACTTGGTTTTCGATTCTTGGCTGGTCTCTCTCCATTCTGGCCATAACTGGAAATGGATTTATCATCTGCCTCGTTGGAAGAAGACGGCGGCTTCGCACCAGAACTAACGCATTTATAGTTTCTCTTGCAGTGGCGGACTTCTGTGTTGGGCTTAGTACTTTTCCCCCGCTTTACGTCTGCGAAGAGATAGTTGGATGTGACCCTAAGGCCGTCTTAGCAAGCGGGGTGGATTATCTAAGATGGCTCTTTGGGTACGCTTCGATTACAAACTTGTGCAGTTTAGTCCTAGAGCGCTACGTTGCTATTGTGAAGCCGTTAAGGTACTGGAATTATATGACGCGCAAACGCGTTCTCCAGATGTTTGTTATCTCTTGGACCATTCCAGTTGTTTTGGTCTTGGTTTTTTTACTAAACGGGTTTGTTTTTAGAGAGATTCTGCTGTTTAAAGTGCTAGTAATGATTCTTATGTCATTTCTAGAGCTCTTACCGTGTTGCGGTctaattttttgctttgcatcaaTGTATTATGTTGTTTATAAACACGAAAGAGCCGCCCGCATCTTGGCAAAACAACTCCGCTTTAAccaaagattttgttttaaaatccaAGAGAAGTCTGCTGTGAAAATAATGGCCAGTGTTATTGGCTTGTTTCTTGTAACTTACTCGTTCGCTTTGCGGTGTAGctttatttacattttgaatGACGACAAAAAACCGTGTGATGATCAAGAATATAAAATACCCCTTCTTGTATTAAACTCCGTCGTTAACCCCTTCGCTTATGCTGTCTTCAAGAGAGACATAAACATGGAGATGACACGATATATTTGCTGTGTCAtgtgtaaaaaaagaaaccgCACAGAGCCAATTGATGAAAACAACTCTTTCATCCTACGCAGCTGGAATGCTTAA
- the LOC131796718 gene encoding octopamine receptor beta-2R-like translates to METWFWIVGWSLSILTMTGNGFIIFLVCRRRRLRTKTNAFIFSLAVADFCAGLSAFPPLFLCDAITGCDPKAFLASGVDYLRWLFMYASVTNLCCLVLERYVAVVKPLRYLTFMTRRRVFQMIFISWTIAVVIVLAFILNWLVFSEGLLFKVLISILMFFLEFLPCCGLIFCFGSIYYVIYKHERAAHILAKQLRFNQRFLFRVQEKSAVKIMAIVIGLFLVAYSLALRCSFIYILKDEKPCDDQEYKIPLLALNSAINPVAYAIFKRDINMEVTRYICCFICKKRNHIEPINENNSFILRSYNA, encoded by the coding sequence ATGGAAACATGGTTTTGGATTGTTGGCTGGTCTCTTTCCATCCTGACCATGACTGGAAATGGATTTATTATCTTCCTTGTCTGCAGAAGACGGCggcttcgcaccaaaaccaacgcatttaTATTTTCTCTTGCAGTGGCTGACTTCTGTGCTGGGTTGAGTGCCTTCCCTCCGCTTTTCCTCTGCGACGCGATAACTGGATGCGACCCAAAGGCTTTCCTTGCGAGCGGAGTGGATTATTTAAGGTGGCTGTTCATGTACGCGTCCGTGACAAACTTATGCTGTTTAGTCCTGGAGCGTTACGTTGCAGTTGTGAAGCCTTTAAGGTATTTGACTTTTATGACGCGAAGACGTGTTTTCCAGATGATCTTTATCTCCTGGACCATTGCAGTGGTTATCGTCTTGGCTTTTATACTAAACTGGCTTGTTTTTAGTGAGGGTCTGTTGTTTAAAGTGCTGATATCGattctaatgttttttttagaattcttACCGTGCTGCGGTCTAATTTTCTGCTTTGGATCAATATACTATGTTATTTATAAGCACGAAAGAGCCGCCCATATCCTAGCAAAACAACTGCGCTTTAACCAGCGATTTTTGTTCAGAGTCCAGGAGAAGTCTGCTGTAAAAATAATGGCAATTGTTATCGGCTTGTTTCTTGTAGCTTATTCGTTAGCTTTGCGATGTAGctttatttacattttgaaaGACGAAAAACCGTGTGATGATCAAGAATATAAAATACCCCTTCTTGCATTAAACTCCGCCATTAACCCCGTCGCTTACGCTATCTTCAAGAGAGACATAAACATGGAGGTAACACGATATATTTGCTGTTTCATatgtaaaaaaaggaatcaCATTGAGCCCATTAATGAAAACAACTCTTTCATCTTACGCAGCTATAATGCATAG